In the Topomyia yanbarensis strain Yona2022 chromosome 3, ASM3024719v1, whole genome shotgun sequence genome, one interval contains:
- the LOC131687437 gene encoding uncharacterized protein LOC131687437, with amino-acid sequence MAASGYHNTHKTIIFKQRHQASTTQALNINTSRQDQQHHRQQQQQQTRPPSSIHSNTFTNSSNSTRYSSRQRDQRKQEEPLLGRCSSRSTIARTSRHGSSQRTQIASQQQQSTTVTTQRQSATAMDTQKNNNKALGRDSVFQQPLITNIRHQSLPSTRTYPQNNLHVDTQNKHAHAKRSNDYAELAPGIDANLRSTSNPPPLHRKRSSRQTTCRCRCRHGPETAESPIQCYQQHETIPGKIDEDKYPANQQQS; translated from the exons CAACGGCATCAAGCATCCACCACTCAAGCGCTCAACATCAACACTTCACGGCAAGATCAGCAGCACCACcggcaacaacaacagcagcaaacAAGACCTCCCAGCAGCATACACAGCAACACCTTCACAAACAGCAGCAACAGCACACGATACAGTTCCAGACAGCGGGACCAACGAAAGCAGGAGGAACCACTACTCGGCCGGTGCAGCAGTCGCAGTACG ATTGCACGGACCAGCAGACACGGATCCAGCCAGCGAACACAAATCGCCTCACAGCAGCAACAAAGCACCACGGTCACAACTCAGCGGCAGAGCGCGACGGCAATGGATACACAGAAAAACAACAACAAGGCACTCGGAAGGGACTCAGTCTTTCAGCAACCCTTGATCACAAACATCCGCCACCAATCGCTCCCTTCGACCCGCACATACCCACAAAACAACCTCCATGTCGATACACAGAACAAACATGCGCATGCCAAAAGATCCAACGATTATGCTGAACTAGCACCAGGTATCGACGCAAACCTACGTTCGACCTCGAACCCTCCTCCTTTGCACAGAAAAAGGTCCTCCAGGCAGACGACATGCAGGTGCCGATGCCGGCACGGCCCCGAAACCGCAGAGAGCCCGATCCAATGCTACCAGCAGCACGAAACGATACCCGGCAAGATCGATGAGGACAAGTACCCGGCGAACCAACAACAATCCTAA